A window of the Candidatus Eisenbacteria bacterium genome harbors these coding sequences:
- the amrB gene encoding AmmeMemoRadiSam system protein B, whose product MRRRRRAIPRTVGIDPIGAVDCGVAGRVPREESSAMADASSDRPRMRPIEAFPVPRREGTVYCFRDPGGGSEEILFLSETEAWIASRLDGTRDIGDIQVELCRMSGEIVPRDRIASVIDRMEAACFLDSPAYRERLRIQEETFHRLAKRPAAHAGISYEADPESLAVWIDQTVAAADSRAPANPPRGLVAPHIDPHRGAAAYGSAYRAIRGSQARRIVILGISHSGGEIPFATIDKDFEIPLGDCAVDREFLEDLHAGLPFDPLSGRLLHRKEHSIEFQAIFLRRVLGDWSARRIVPILCCFPWLPVPLRGSLPYPQEWRVAFVERLASLLDEETLVVLGVDFAHVGCRFGDPHGRAADRKEAIEREDREMMARIADGDREGFLAVMEREQDARRICGYPAILTMLEAMPGARGRVLDYGQAIEEETDSLVSFGAIAMA is encoded by the coding sequence ATGAGGCGGCGCCGGCGCGCGATCCCGAGGACCGTGGGCATCGACCCCATCGGTGCGGTAGATTGCGGGGTGGCCGGCCGGGTGCCGCGCGAGGAGTCGTCCGCCATGGCTGATGCGTCGTCCGATCGTCCCCGAATGCGCCCCATCGAGGCCTTCCCCGTCCCGCGAAGGGAGGGGACGGTCTACTGCTTCCGCGATCCCGGCGGCGGCTCGGAGGAGATCCTCTTTCTGAGCGAAACGGAGGCATGGATCGCATCCCGCCTCGACGGGACGCGCGACATCGGCGACATCCAGGTCGAGCTTTGCCGCATGAGCGGCGAGATCGTCCCGAGGGACAGGATCGCCTCGGTCATCGACCGCATGGAGGCGGCCTGCTTCCTCGACTCGCCGGCCTACCGCGAGAGGCTTCGCATCCAGGAAGAGACCTTTCATCGCCTGGCAAAGCGGCCCGCGGCGCACGCGGGGATCTCCTACGAGGCCGATCCCGAGTCTCTGGCGGTCTGGATCGATCAGACCGTCGCTGCCGCCGACTCGCGCGCGCCCGCCAATCCCCCTCGGGGCCTCGTCGCGCCGCACATCGATCCGCATCGGGGAGCCGCGGCCTATGGGAGCGCCTACCGCGCGATCAGAGGCTCGCAGGCGCGGCGGATCGTGATCCTCGGGATCTCCCACTCCGGCGGCGAGATCCCCTTCGCGACGATCGACAAGGACTTCGAGATTCCACTCGGAGACTGCGCGGTCGACAGGGAGTTCCTCGAGGATCTCCACGCGGGTCTCCCCTTCGATCCGCTGAGCGGGCGCTTGCTGCACCGCAAGGAGCACTCGATCGAGTTCCAGGCGATCTTCCTGCGGCGCGTCCTCGGGGACTGGTCGGCGCGCCGAATCGTGCCGATCCTCTGCTGCTTCCCCTGGCTTCCCGTCCCCCTCCGCGGGTCGCTTCCCTACCCGCAGGAGTGGAGGGTCGCGTTCGTCGAGCGGCTGGCTTCTCTCCTCGACGAGGAGACGCTGGTCGTTCTCGGCGTCGACTTCGCCCACGTCGGGTGCCGATTCGGCGATCCGCACGGCCGGGCCGCCGATCGCAAGGAAGCGATCGAGCGGGAGGATCGCGAGATGATGGCGCGGATCGCCGACGGCGATCGCGAGGGCTTCCTGGCGGTGATGGAGAGAGAGCAGGACGCCCGCAGGATCTGCGGCTACCCGGCGATCCTCACGATGCTCGAAGCGATGCCCGGCGCGCGGGGACGCGTGCTCGACTACGGGCAAGCGATCGAGGAGGAGACCGATTCCCTCGTCAGCTTCGGGGCGATCGCGATGGCCTAA